GAACCGGAGGGTCCTCTGGCTATCAGTACTTGAAGTCCACTTTGAGGTAAAGTATCGCTATAGATATTACGAAGCAGATGCTGTCCCTGTTGCACTGCAAATTCTTTTCGAGGGATTGTTGTTGCTATCTGCCAAGTTACCGATTATACGATATTATGCCATCTGTTATGCACGCGTTGTTAAATTGTCAGTAATACGCGATATCGCACGCCACGCATGACCCACTTTATGTTTCGACAACAGCGACAGATACAAGGTATTCTTGGATTTATTCAACCTCTCCACGTTTCTGATACCGCGCCACATGATCCCACCATTGACGAAGCAAATGAAGACGAAGTTGTCAATTGCCTGCAACGGATGGAACCCGGATGACAATCAAAACAATTCCGAGTGCCCGCTGGAGGAGTCGTAGATAAACTCGAGGATGATAAACTCCATAACGATAAGGCACCTAACATGTTACttttagaaaagaaaaaaaacatagACACTACGAAGTAAGTACAGAGTTGATGACTTAAAAACTTTACTATAATCTGCCGCTTAGCACATGTTAGAACGTTTGTAAGaacaaaaaagatatacaaatgGTCGCATAGATAATCGTAACGGTATAACACTAATGTGAAATCTATGTCGTAACGATGATCGAAGGCGATGTCGGTAATTATTGTCACTCTCGGAGGTACTTGTACAAACTTTATCTACATTTCGGGGTTGATATAAATACTCGGCTCGAGGCAACGTCGCTTGCACTAGCGCGTCATCTTAAAGAACGTCCAATGATGAGACCTGATTCGCTATACCTATTGACAAATGTTCTCCATGCTAATTTCTTGTACTCTGAAACGTCTAAGTACCGTAAAGTGAAATCTTACCGCATAGATTACTGCCAATCGCTATGTACATATAGCCGTCGTCGCCGAACGTCGGTCCCCACGAATTCTTGACGATGTAATGAGGTATAGCGGCTGATTTGTCGTACCCTACTATTTGTACAGCGTGGTTCAAGCTCTCGAAAGAGCCGTCGCAGTGGTACTGTATCACGCCACCTAAATAGTTCTGCCAGGATAAAGCGTTCACAGCGGCCGCCACCGGCCCGTGAGTGGCCACCGTTACCAGCAGCTCATCCTCCGCATCTACGAAACTGACGTTCGTTAAACCTTTAATCGTCTTAACGACAAACAGCGGCCCAGCCTCGAGTGTTAAGCTCGGGGGGGAAAGAATCAGTCCGCGACAGCTCGATTCATAGAGCAGCTGTTGGAACTCAAATCCTCTGTCCACTTGGGATCGATTCTTTGCCTCCCTATATCCGTAGCAATTAACTCGGACGATTTTGTTTTTACGCCACTGCTCGTCTGACGTAATTAATAAATAGACGCGATGATTATGTCGCACGTGCGTCACCTTTCCATTAGCAAGGATAACAGTAACCGGCTAGCTTACGTAAGGAAACCTCCAGTTAATTGTACACGAAGCTGCTCGATAATACGATACGCTAGGTATCCCACGCCTATGATATTCCTGATATAGGTACAGTACCCCTCGATCGAAACTATTAATTTCTAAGCGCATGTTTTACCTCGACTTCTTCTTATTTTGCGAACGCAATGAAATCAATATGTTCACACGTACTCGTCACTCGCATTTATACTTCCTTACCTATCGCACGCGAAGTCTTTCACTCTTATACCAGCCTCCTTTCCCAGCGTCCTGGAAGAAGACGAACGTTAACGTTACTGGTACCTACGTAGTTCATTGAAAAATAACTTACCCCCTCGATGTACTTACTTCGCCAGCTTACACACGCCCGTCTTTCGTGTGAGCGGGTAAATGGattcttcgaatattttaaCCTTCGAGATTAATAGCCACGAAAGCAAGCTGCAAATGTCCCCTCCCTCGCAACCGAAATTACTGTTCTCCGCGCAGTCGATCATCTACCAAACGAATTACGCTTATCCTTACCAATCGTCGTCCAATGTAAAGATTCGTCTAAAGCTCTGTTGACCTACTTCTTGTACGCTCAGAGAATGCAGTGTGCCATTTTTTATCGCGTACATCGACTCAACGACCTCGACGGTGCTGAAGGCCCAGCAAGCGCCGCAGGATCCTTGGCTCCTCACGGGGGTGACTACCCCCTTCGCTCTCCAGTCGAATCGCAAGGGTATGCTGGTCGATCTCCTCGCTCGATCGGTCGTCTGGTGAGAGCGATGCCGCCGATGATAGGGTGCGTTCTCGTGTTTCTCCCCTGATGCATTATTCATGACCAAATAAGAGCTATTTGTTACCGCCGGTCTGTTTCTGCTAATTGTACGAAGTCAAACGCTTTTGCTTGACTGTGTGCCGACGTGGATTTGCATACAGGTCGGATGGAAAGCTTCTCACCTCGTGCAGGCAGATCTGGCAGAAGCGTATCCGCCAAGAATTCTTCTTTCGACAAGTCGGAGAACTTGGTAAGGCCGTAGTAGGCGCTCTCCTGCGACGATCGAAGGCCGTTCATTTTTTCAATGTGCCGCAACGACCTCTGCAATAAAGGCAGCTGTATTTGTACACGTAACGTTTTCCGTTATATAAAAAGCCTGATCGAGCATACTTCTTCTCGCAGAAATCATCCGCGTGTCATTATTTTCTAATGAGCGTAAAACTTATTATTGTAACATACGCCTACTATAGAATTCATCTGTTATAGAATTTATAAAGCTCTCCCAAACTGTATTACTCTTAAACGTTCGAAATTATATTAGACTTTCTAATCCAGGCCTGGCCAACACGCGGCCCGCCATTAACAGACGCCAATTTAGAAAATCAGCTAAAATGTGCAACGTCGAACATAATTAtggatttacaaaaattaattgaaagaaaGGATAAACGAATATCTCATTAATTAAGACTCGAGAGTTAACTATATTGATtcatagtataataataaaattttattcattttgtatttgtattacattttttaaaaacatgttTACCTAAAGTGCGACCCGCTGTAACGTTACGCGTCATCAAAGTGGCCCGTGAAACCATTTGGGTTGGCCAGGCCTGTTCTAATCAATTATCGAGCGCATAAGTTCGTTTCGCAATCGTTTGTAATACCAAACGATCTGCCTTTATCAGAGTAGATACGAAGGTCCGTGAGTTTTCAAAACGAGGAAATCAGATAAGGGTAAAGACGAAAGGCGATCGTAAACGGGAGCGcgggaaattttcaaaatcaacgCCCGTTAACGAGATCGAAACCTCGTGACACTTGAACTGTATCGGGTGGAGTGTTTACAGGCCGTTATCTAGTGCTTTCGCAGAACACACTCTGTTGCACTGCTTACTTGAAATCGCTTAAACCGCTCCTCGTATTCAGCGGCGTCGTGTCGGTAAGATTTATTGTAGCGCGTGACATAGCCCTCGAAAAGCTTGATATCCTCGCTGGTACTATCGGGCCCCACTTTCACTGGTATTGCCAGAAAACATAAACTCACTGCTAGCACCGTGAATGCTACTGTCCTCCACTCCATGTCGAGAGCATAACATGATTCTGAAACACGGTACATTTCACGGCAACGTGACAAACGCATACACAAATGAATCCCGGTTGCATGACTCAATGAGATATATGCGTGTAACCTGCGTATAGCTACAGAGCGTATCGCTACGTGCATATGTGTTTCGATAGCACCAGGGCCGTCAGAAGGAAATCTAATTAACTTTACGACACCGGTCGATCTCTACAATCTCCATGATTCTTTACGGACTTTGCgagaaaataataaagaatacgACATTCTATACAATTTTAGGGTTTCTATTTATATTTCCATTCATTGCAGAATTCTTTTCTGCTGAAGTTCAATATAGTTCCATATCTGCACGATGCGAATGAATATAATACATCGTTTAATGTTTTAATGTaatatatttcatttagtaGATAACGCATTAAATACAAGTCAGGTGAATTTAAAGCTTCACGCTTTATACGTAGGAAGTTAAGAAATTTGAATGAGTGTATTTAGGTAGTTCGTAAACTCTTAAATAGATGCACATATCGAACGTACGCTTTCATTGACAAGTAGTATTTTTCCTAACCTCTATTTACACGTATAAATGTGAGTAGTTCATTAATGTTAAGACAttccaatttttattatttctagtCGGGGAAACATAGTAATAATGTTCTTGCAAAACtgttatatttaataaaatatattacagcactgtttttttagtataaatgtTGTTTTGACTCTGATGCAGCATGCAGCGCTACAGGCTAGTTACCCTACTTCCGCTTCCAGTCGAGTCTTTTGGGCCTTCGATTCCTTTCTCGCGCCAGCGTAAAACATGGACAATCGTTCTATCTCAAAGAAGAGGAAGGTTGGTGGATTTTTGGAGTTTATAGTCAACGATTGTTAAAAATATAACGCTCCCTGTAACACTGAAAGTAAAATAGGGGATATTTTGGCGGAAAATAAGAATATATGACACGTGAATGTTGCGGATGACATGGATGCTTTCAGTTATCTTACGTTTCGTTTATATGCTTGAACACCGTACGTTACGTGTGTCACGCATATGttacttatttatattaaaGCGCTTCTCATGCACTAGTAAATTAAAGCGAATTCGTTGGAAAGACTCGCGATAATATTTGAAGAGCTATATACTCTTAGGTTAGCTGGCGATACATGGATTAATAAATCGCACATTGTTTTCAGTTTGTCGGAGATGGAGTCTTCAaagccgagttgaacgagtTCCTGACTCGCGAACTCGCCGAAAATGGGTATTCGGGAGTGGAAGTACGCGTCACTCCTCACCGCACAGAAATTATTCTGCTGGCAACCCATACACAAAGTGTTCTTGGCGAAAAAGGTCGTCGGATCCGTGAACTGACTTCTGTCGTGCAGAAACGGTTTAACTTTAAAGAGACACAAAACATTGAGTTGTATGCTGAGAAAGTTGCAACTCGTGGTCTTTGCGCTATTGCTCAGGCAGAATCCCTTCGTTTCAAACTGATCGAAGGTCTCGCTGTTCGAAGGTAGGTGATAATTTGCTTTTAACTTTGCTTGTATTACTCGGACGGTTTTCTGTTCacgaattataattttttagagCTTGCTACGGAGTTCTCCGTTTCATTATGGAATCGGGAGCTAAAGGTTGCGAAGTTGTCGTCAGTGGAAAACTGCGTGGTCAAAGAGCAAAGTCGATGAAATTCGTCGATGGTTTGATGATTCACTCTGGAGAGCCCACCAATGAGTACGTCAACACTGCGATTCGCCATGTACTTCTTCGGCAAGGTACTTTctataaagttatattaaatatGTTATAACTGCCCAACACTGAGAGCGGAAACAAAGTTTGCTCTTGACTTAAATTGCTCTCTTCTTTCAGGTGTGCTTGGGATCAAAGTGAAAATTATGCTTCCGTACGATCCCCAAGGCAAGATCGGTCCTAAGAAACCTCTCCCAGATTCTGTCTCCATCGTGGAACCAAAGGATGAAATATTCCCTTCGCAGCCAACATCTGAAGTGAAAGCATCGAAAGACGCGCCGCAACCAACACCACTTGCAGTGTAATttatacagaaatgaaaataaacttttgaaagaaatatcacaactttatttgttcgtttgctaCCAGAATCTGATATGATAACAATTAACATTTACAATGAAAGAACAACATGTGAATATAGTAAAAAACATTCTAATTTGTAATCACAGTATGAGAAGAGATATTTGTTttcatttgttttatttatgaGAAATCCACAGACCATACTGAAATCATTACTCAGTACAGTTTTGTGGATAGGTTTCAGTTGTAATAGATTCGACTTAAAACATCTGTAAGGCAACTAAACCTAAGAGACTTGATCTTCCATGGATCAGATGGGCTAAATACAATTAACGAAATACTGTTTTATTATAAAGTCCGAAAAATAACCCATATCTACATCATGCGATAAAAAAACGACTTATCTACCGTCATCTGTTAACTATCTTTAGCACGTATTGGATATTTCTTGAAAAAAGTGGAGTGCATCAGTATAAACCATAAATCAACACGTTcccagaaaatataaaaaatacatccGATAATGTGAGACACAGCATAGATTATTTAACATTTCCATATTTCCCCTTGCATATACGACGTAAATTTATCTTAAAGGTATACAATCGTCCAGTAAGTGCATAATTgtgttacaataaataaaacacaTGCAAAACATGAATAAACTCTAATGGTAGTTGTTATATTAAGATTGTGTTATGCACTCATTCTCACAAGGGGGGGACatcatgtgatagacatcgattttgacgagccttggcacgatggatctatgtcgaaaataagtaaataggtgtccgagcgtttcagccaataggccttaatagaGATTTTTGCAtgcaaattattacaaatttcatagtggccgtggggttttaccgtcggggtgccttttgaagatttccccaagttaaaaaaaaatttataaaaattttttttttttaacttggagatatcaaaaggcaccccgacgcctgcAGAAGAGAGTTCCcctgggggcgccagggtagttgtgggatttttacccactgaaacgctcggacacctatttacttattttcgacatagatccatcgtgccaaggctcatcaatatcgatgtctatcacatggtgtcctccccttgtcagtaatTTGGACCTATTGATCGTACAAGTATTTTTGGTATTGTATAACGAAATTCTCGATCCAATCTGACAATCATTTGTACCAAGTATTTGCAAGATTGTTGTTATCATTTATAAGTATGAAATGAGTACAGATATTAATGAACATTTCGAAAGGTTATAATTTGATTACTTCCTCGTACATTCTTCAAATGATAAGTCATATGCTTGTTGCTGTTTTTGATATTTGCACTCATCTTGTCATTCAATTATACGAAAGTATTATTGCATGGACCCTAGAACCCTAGGAGATCTGCTTTCAAAGACTGATTGAGCGTTTGAAAATCGAGAATTATTGACGAACTGGAGCCATCTGTTGCGTAAGTGAGAGTAAGCCATCGATCATCCGTCGAATTATATGTGGCACAGATTGATTCCTCGAGATTATAGTTAATTCATTTCTAAAATCGTAAAATACATTACGGGTCGATGGATTCCTTTGCGACGCGAGGCGCAATTTTAGGAATTGGAAATAAATAAACGGTGTCAATAAACCAGCGTGACCCCTGTAACAAATAAATTCTGTAGATTAACATCGCTCGCTCATCCTCGAGCAATTAATACGTTAATACGTACGTAAATACAAGAAGGACCGTAAAGGGTAGAATAATTATCTCCGATAATGCACACAGGCGTAGAATTTTCCGAGCCTTAAACTCGACTAAGGATATGAAAAGGCGTGCTCCCCACCAGCTATTTTGCCCCAGACACTGAAAATAATAACAGAACAAATGTCAGTCATAAGGATGACTGCACACATTTCACACATGCTATGTTTGCATTATATAATTTGATGGTATAAGTTGAAACATTGTTACTTACATTAAGCATGGTCAGAGAATAACTAGCGAAATGTATTAACGCAAATAAAAATATGGGAATTAACACCACTAATTGTTTGTTAAGGAACAATAGTTCGGGAATGCACCTGTACGGATGTGTCTGACGTAAAGCCTATATTAGTTTAgtatattattttgaaataaaaaggataCATGTAACAGGAGCTACGTAGAGGAATATTAAAGAGTAAAACAAATAATGGAACGAATCTTCAAGAAATAACTGTTCCAAAGATTGCCTGCTAAGTTGAACACGTGGCACCCTTTGGTGAAGCCGTAATGCACTAGTAGCTGCACTGCTCATTATTACTTTGTAATAAATGTTATAGGAATTGCTGGAATATGCGAAATAGAGAATTAACATCCCCAGAGTTCTGATCCTCGGCGCGTACAATGAAAAGGCGTATAAGAATTAACGACATACTCGAATATAAGAATGATATAACCAATTGTAAATATGATTGTGAAAAGTCTTGTAACCCATAATCCAACCAAAATCTTATTGTCGATAACGTGTTGCTTCAAAACCTGCCAGCCTTTCTCCTCTTGTTGAAAAGTATCATTTGAATCTGTGTTTGCTGTATCAGCCATCCTGTACATTCGCAAAAGACACTATTATGCAGAATCATGGAGCATTACACGTTCAATTTTAAAAGCAAGCTCGGAAAGTACGCGAGACGTATATTTCCGTGGAATTTATTTGGACTACTTCTTGTAAACATGAACAGAAATGCAAATCGCGTCCTGTTTTCTAAAGTGAAAGCAGGTACTTTAAAGATGAAATATTAAATGTATAACAGCTTGGAAATACCTTAAAACGAGTATCTTTGAAATAACTTGAAGGAAATCTTG
This portion of the Andrena cerasifolii isolate SP2316 chromosome 9, iyAndCera1_principal, whole genome shotgun sequence genome encodes:
- the LOC143373239 gene encoding cathepsin O; this encodes MHVAIRSVAIRRLHAYISLSHATGIHLCMRLSRCREMYRVSESCYALDMEWRTVAFTVLAVSLCFLAIPVKVGPDSTSEDIKLFEGYVTRYNKSYRHDAAEYEERFKRFQRSLRHIEKMNGLRSSQESAYYGLTKFSDLSKEEFLADTLLPDLPARGEKHENAPYHRRHRSHQTTDRARRSTSIPLRFDWRAKGVVTPVRSQGSCGACWAFSTVEVVESMYAIKNGTLHSLSVQEMIDCAENSNFGCEGGDICSLLSWLLISKVKIFEESIYPLTRKTGVCKLAKTLGKEAGIRVKDFACDSFVDAEDELLVTVATHGPVAAAVNALSWQNYLGGVIQYHCDGSFESLNHAVQIVGYDKSAAIPHYIVKNSWGPTFGDDGYMYIAIGSNLCGIANQVSSLDVL
- the Rps3 gene encoding ribosomal protein S3, translated to MDNRSISKKRKFVGDGVFKAELNEFLTRELAENGYSGVEVRVTPHRTEIILLATHTQSVLGEKGRRIRELTSVVQKRFNFKETQNIELYAEKVATRGLCAIAQAESLRFKLIEGLAVRRACYGVLRFIMESGAKGCEVVVSGKLRGQRAKSMKFVDGLMIHSGEPTNEYVNTAIRHVLLRQGVLGIKVKIMLPYDPQGKIGPKKPLPDSVSIVEPKDEIFPSQPTSEVKASKDAPQPTPLAV
- the Kr-h2 gene encoding transmembrane protein 33-containing Krueppel homolog 2, encoding MADTANTDSNDTFQQEEKGWQVLKQHVIDNKILVGLWVTRLFTIIFTIGYIILIFDNSYNIYYKVIMSSAATSALRLHQRVPRVQLSRQSLEQLFLEDSFHYLFYSLIFLYVAPVTLVLIPIFLFALIHFASYSLTMLNCLGQNSWWGARLFISLVEFKARKILRLCALSEIIILPFTVLLVFTGHAGLLTPFIYFQFLKLRLASQRNPSTRNVFYDFRNELTIISRNQSVPHIIRRMIDGLLSLTQQMAPVRQ